In one Desulfoferula mesophila genomic region, the following are encoded:
- a CDS encoding rubredoxin: MPNPKEMYQCQGNNCGYIYNPERGCKKGKVDKGTCWAEIPEDYKCPSCGAGKKLFRPLAGPGAGVEEGS; this comes from the coding sequence ATGCCCAACCCCAAGGAAATGTATCAATGCCAGGGCAACAACTGCGGCTACATCTACAACCCGGAGCGTGGATGCAAAAAAGGCAAGGTGGATAAGGGCACCTGCTGGGCGGAGATCCCCGAGGATTACAAATGCCCCAGTTGCGGAGCGGGCAAAAAGCTGTTCCGGCCCCTGGCCGGACCTGGCGCCGGCGTGGAGGAAGGTTCATAG
- a CDS encoding rubredoxin-like domain-containing protein: MTVIPQVTWKCTKCGYTYTAEKPAEECPSCHEKCEFIDVSCYTPDCAGPGTDDRLV, from the coding sequence ATGACCGTTATTCCCCAGGTAACCTGGAAGTGCACCAAGTGCGGCTACACCTACACCGCCGAGAAACCCGCCGAGGAATGCCCCTCCTGTCACGAGAAGTGCGAGTTCATCGACGTGAGCTGCTACACCCCTGATTGCGCCGGGCCCGGCACCGACGACCGTCTGGTCTAG
- a CDS encoding cytochrome c3 family protein, producing MAESFLKKLWRIKYFKPTFFIVLGLILAFPLFSLTYYSMYRTSTPEFCASCHEIQGAYNDWRTSSHAVNRKGFVADCMDCHLPAPHDTFNFFYAKTAHGLKDVAVHFFGGKYDRAEQRRKAWGNIKNDQCLKCHRNLLYMPYKRGAMLAHRSVLYPRPGYEKRCLDCHRPLVHMPKPLYIYGS from the coding sequence ATGGCCGAGTCTTTCCTAAAAAAACTCTGGCGCATAAAATATTTCAAACCAACATTCTTTATCGTTCTAGGCCTCATCTTGGCCTTTCCTCTTTTCAGCCTCACTTACTACAGCATGTACCGCACCTCTACCCCGGAGTTCTGCGCCTCGTGTCATGAAATTCAGGGTGCCTACAACGACTGGCGCACCTCCAGCCACGCGGTCAACCGCAAGGGCTTCGTGGCCGACTGCATGGACTGCCACCTGCCCGCGCCCCACGACACCTTCAACTTTTTCTACGCCAAGACCGCCCACGGCCTGAAGGACGTGGCGGTGCACTTTTTCGGCGGCAAATACGACCGCGCCGAGCAGCGGCGCAAGGCCTGGGGCAACATCAAGAACGACCAGTGCCTCAAGTGCCACCGCAACCTCTTGTACATGCCATACAAGCGCGGGGCCATGTTGGCCCACCGCAGCGTGCTCTACCCGCGCCCCGGATATGAAAAACGCTGTCTGGACTGCCACCGGCCCTTGGTGCACATGCCCAAGCCGCTCTACATCTATGGCAGCTGA
- a CDS encoding flavodoxin family protein, with translation MLVLGIYGSPRKGGNTDALLDAVLEEAAKTGAEVEKVYCRRLKMSGCIECGGCDKTGQCVVDDDMQKVYPLLERAEAVVLAAPVFFYNVPAQCKALIDRSQACWAGRVLKKTTPEARRSFDSGRGYLVAVGATKGPRMFECMELTARYFYDALDMTYEAGMLLKGVEKKDGAASVPHTMDEARALGRKIVEGAA, from the coding sequence ATGCTGGTTCTGGGCATCTACGGCAGCCCCCGCAAGGGGGGCAACACCGACGCGCTGTTGGACGCCGTGCTGGAAGAGGCCGCCAAGACCGGGGCCGAGGTGGAAAAGGTATACTGCCGCCGCCTCAAGATGAGCGGCTGCATCGAGTGCGGCGGCTGCGACAAGACCGGCCAGTGCGTGGTGGACGACGACATGCAAAAGGTCTACCCGCTGCTGGAGCGGGCCGAGGCCGTGGTCTTGGCCGCGCCGGTGTTTTTCTACAACGTGCCGGCCCAGTGCAAGGCCCTGATCGACCGCAGCCAGGCCTGCTGGGCCGGGCGGGTGCTCAAAAAGACCACCCCCGAGGCCCGCCGCAGCTTTGACAGCGGCCGGGGATATCTGGTGGCCGTGGGGGCCACCAAGGGCCCGCGCATGTTCGAGTGCATGGAACTCACCGCCCGCTATTTTTACGACGCCCTGGACATGACCTACGAGGCCGGGATGTTGCTCAAGGGGGTGGAGAAAAAAGACGGGGCCGCCAGCGTGCCCCATACCATGGACGAGGCCCGCGCCCTGGGACGCAAGATCGTGGAGGGGGCCGCCTGA